AGGATTGTGGGCACGCCCTTTTCCTTTTTTACTTTCCTGATAAACAGCGATTCCCTCTCGCACCCAGGCAGGGGTTAAACCATTGGGGGCTATAATTTTGCCGAGGATCCAGTGAAAAGGGGTTGCAATGCCCCCGTATTGATCCATGTGCAGAATGTGCGTGTATTCATGAATAAAAAGATCTTCCAGCCAATCGTCATAATAATTCAAAAAGGAGTCCGCTTCGGGAGCCGTGAGAAAGAGCAAGATATAGTTATAAGGAAGCACAGTGGCAAAGCCGTTGGCAATGTCGGTGCTATCCACCAGAACAATTTCAGTACGACCCCAAGGCTGCCATTGGTATTTTTTGGAAAGTTGCTCGTGCACCTTTTCGGCAATGGGCGCCAGTTTTTCGGCCATGAGAACTTCTTGGTCATAATAATGGATATTAAAGTGTGTCGTTTGTATGGTTTTCCAGTTTAGGCGAGGATCTACATAAGCCGCTTGGGTCAAAGAGGAAAAAAGAAAAAGTATCCAGACAAAAAACAGTTCAAGAAAGAGTTTCTTAATCATGAGCTTGAATTCAATTCAAAAGGGCATCCACAAATTCCTTGGCAGAGAACTCCCGCAAATCATCGATGCGTTCGCCTATCCCGATATATTGAATGGGGACATTCAATTCGTCACGGATAGCCACGGCAATTCCCCCTTTGGCTGTCCCATCCAATTTACTCAGAATAAGACCCGTCAATCCTAAAGCCTCATGAAACTCTCGGGCCTGATTCAAGGCATTTTGCCCCATGGTGGCATCAATCACCATCAGCACTTCGTGAGGGGTGCCCGCCTTCGCTTTGCCAAGCACGCGTTTTATTTTTTTCATTTCTTCCATCAGATTCACTTTGGTATGCAAACGCCCTGCCGTGTCGATAATAACCACATCAATTCCCCGAGCAGCACCCGCTTTTACAGCATCATAAGCCACCGCTGCCGGGTCTGCTCCTTCTTGCTGAGCCAGGGTATTGGCCCCCACGCGTTCTGCCCAGATTTTGAGTTGATTGATTGCTCCGCTGCGAAAGGTGTCGGCACAGGCCAACAAGACTTTTAGGCCTTTTACGCGGAATTTTTTGGCGAGTTTTCCAATGGTGGTCGTTTTCCCAACGCCGTTAATTCCTACCACCAAAATCACCTGGGGC
The Deltaproteobacteria bacterium DNA segment above includes these coding regions:
- the ftsY gene encoding signal recognition particle-docking protein FtsY encodes the protein MDFDIASLRLYVLGAVAVLILLILLVYSILRRRKQKKEFSPLTEGLRKSQRNFSDKINVLVGRGKKIDAELFSTLEQILIEADVGVKTTQKLLQFLHADIDQTGKQDIRLLKHYLKQELVKILEAPPRSSPASEAPQVILVVGINGVGKTTTIGKLAKKFRVKGLKVLLACADTFRSGAINQLKIWAERVGANTLAQQEGADPAAVAYDAVKAGAARGIDVVIIDTAGRLHTKVNLMEEMKKIKRVLGKAKAGTPHEVLMVIDATMGQNALNQAREFHEALGLTGLILSKLDGTAKGGIAVAIRDELNVPIQYIGIGERIDDLREFSAKEFVDALLN